The stretch of DNA CCACGGGTTTGTCCGCTGCTTTTCGGAAGAGCAACCTGTAACTCCCTTTCTGCTGCGCGGTGATGATGAGGACCACCGCAAGGACGATCACGCCCGCGGCGACAAACACGTGAGCGTCCAACTCCTCGCCTGCAAACCCCCACCCGAGCAGAATCGCGATGACCGGGTTCACATAGGCATAAGTCGCGACTCGCGAAGGCGTCGTAGCCCTGAAGAGCCACGCGTAGGCGGTGAAGCCGACGATGGAGCCGCCAACGGTGAGATACGAAAGAGCAAGCCACGACCGGAGCGAGACAGTGGAAGGATCGAAATGAGACAATTCCCCTGTCACGCCGCTGAGAATGAGAAGCGCTGCACCCCCCGCGAGCATTTCCATGCCGGCGGCCTGGAGCTGCGAAGAAGGAAGCTTTGCCGTGCGTGAGAACAGCGACCCCTTCGCCCAAAAAGCTCCGGCAAAAATGAGCGCTGTCGCGGCCGCGAGATCTATCTTCCCGTGACCGAGGATCCGGTCCGGGCCGATGAGCAGCACGATGCCGGCGAACCCCATGACGAGCCCTGCGATCGTCCCCCGGTTCGGGCGCACGCCCTTCGACCCGGCCCACGCCAGGAGCGCAATCCACATCGGTATCGTGGCGACAATCAGCGCGGCGATCCCGGAGGGGAGGCGCTGCTCAGACCATGTGACCGTGCCGTTACTGACGCAAAGGAGCGCCACACCGATGATTGCGGTCGATCTCCATTCGATCGCCGTGGGTCTGGCGGCGCCCCGCGCCCTGGACCAGGGATAAAGAATGAGCCCCGCCGTCAGGTGCCGGATTCCCGCCATGAGGAACGGCGGTATCGTCTCGATCGCGATACGGATGCCGAGAAACGTCGAGCCCCAGATGACATAGATCGCTGCGAACGCGAGTATGATCCTGTTGTTCAGGAGTTTCTTCACGT from Bacteroidota bacterium encodes:
- a CDS encoding EamA family transporter translates to MKKLLNNRIILAFAAIYVIWGSTFLGIRIAIETIPPFLMAGIRHLTAGLILYPWSRARGAARPTAIEWRSTAIIGVALLCVSNGTVTWSEQRLPSGIAALIVATIPMWIALLAWAGSKGVRPNRGTIAGLVMGFAGIVLLIGPDRILGHGKIDLAAATALIFAGAFWAKGSLFSRTAKLPSSQLQAAGMEMLAGGAALLILSGVTGELSHFDPSTVSLRSWLALSYLTVGGSIVGFTAYAWLFRATTPSRVATYAYVNPVIAILLGWGFAGEELDAHVFVAAGVIVLAVVLIITAQQKGSYRLLFRKAADKPVAAEHLPTTTGIQS